From a single Gracilimonas sp. genomic region:
- a CDS encoding SAM-dependent chlorinase/fluorinase, protein MSQIITLTSDFGLQDHYVSAMKAVILGIAPDARLIDISHDIPPQDIMAGAWVVRNAAFLFPPGTVHLVVVDPGVGTPRHPIALKVGDQYFVGPDNGIFSLFFDEFEYEAVKINNKDYWRQEGLSKTFHGRDVFAPVTAHLSNGVSFDEIGEPIEELVTYHWAVPIADKDGLQGWVVHIDRFGNLITNISEQLFEEHIKKKDVKIYVGNTMLKKIVSTFGDVEEGEPAAFIGSSGMLEIGINKGNAGQMLSVDKGAQISIVLQK, encoded by the coding sequence ATGAGTCAAATAATTACTCTCACATCTGATTTTGGTCTGCAAGACCATTATGTGAGCGCTATGAAGGCGGTCATCCTTGGAATTGCTCCCGATGCCCGACTCATCGACATCTCTCATGACATTCCCCCGCAGGATATAATGGCCGGAGCATGGGTTGTTCGTAATGCAGCCTTTCTTTTCCCGCCCGGCACGGTTCACCTTGTTGTTGTAGATCCCGGTGTAGGCACTCCCCGCCATCCCATCGCATTAAAAGTGGGTGATCAATATTTTGTGGGGCCCGATAACGGCATCTTTTCTCTATTCTTTGATGAATTTGAATACGAAGCCGTAAAGATTAACAACAAAGATTATTGGCGGCAGGAAGGCTTATCCAAAACCTTTCATGGACGGGATGTTTTTGCCCCGGTTACTGCTCACCTCAGCAACGGCGTTTCCTTTGACGAAATCGGGGAGCCGATAGAAGAGCTGGTTACTTATCATTGGGCCGTTCCCATCGCTGATAAGGATGGCCTTCAGGGCTGGGTTGTTCACATCGACCGTTTTGGCAACCTGATTACCAATATTTCTGAGCAACTTTTTGAAGAACACATTAAAAAGAAAGACGTGAAAATTTATGTGGGTAATACCATGCTCAAAAAGATCGTATCTACTTTTGGAGATGTTGAAGAAGGAGAACCTGCCGCATTTATAGGCAGTTCGGGGATGCTCGAAATTGGTATCAATAAAGGAAATG
- the dnaN gene encoding DNA polymerase III subunit beta — protein MKFSVSSNELNKGLSAVIGAVPSKATLPILETILFESEDGKLKLTATDLEISIIEYIDADIEEDGAVAIPARRLLETLRQLPNIPVFFDVDDRKNINFRTDKGTYKLVGDDADEFPEVPNLDEGTSINTTTELMNNAIHKTLFAVSSDDLRPAMMGVYFQIGTDESKFVATDGHRLVKYTNKEITADNDVNFIVPDKALSLIQKTIDGDECDLTVTEDHARFKSGGTIVITRLINEQYPNYDSVIPRDNDKFLTISKEQMLSTVKRVAIFSSTTTRQIRLQLGSDKLTIRAEDLDMSSEAKETIECEYSNEEMEIGFNAKYLGDVLSNIDDEEVTFEFSSPNRAGIVKPSEENENEDILMLVMPVMLNSYA, from the coding sequence ATGAAATTTTCTGTATCGAGCAACGAACTCAATAAAGGGCTTTCGGCCGTGATTGGAGCCGTGCCTTCAAAAGCTACGCTTCCTATTTTGGAAACCATCCTTTTTGAAAGCGAAGATGGAAAACTCAAACTCACCGCTACCGACCTCGAGATTTCAATCATCGAGTACATCGATGCAGATATAGAAGAAGACGGAGCGGTTGCCATCCCGGCACGCAGGTTGCTCGAAACCTTACGTCAGCTGCCCAACATCCCGGTTTTCTTTGATGTGGACGACCGAAAAAACATCAACTTCCGCACCGATAAAGGTACCTATAAGCTGGTAGGTGATGATGCGGATGAGTTCCCGGAAGTGCCCAACCTTGATGAGGGAACCAGCATCAATACCACCACGGAGTTGATGAATAATGCCATCCATAAAACATTATTTGCTGTTTCCAGTGACGACCTTCGCCCGGCCATGATGGGTGTATATTTTCAGATCGGAACCGATGAAAGCAAATTTGTAGCCACCGACGGGCACCGCCTGGTTAAATACACCAACAAAGAAATTACTGCCGACAATGACGTGAATTTCATTGTTCCTGATAAAGCATTGAGCCTCATACAGAAAACCATTGACGGTGATGAGTGCGACCTGACCGTAACCGAAGATCATGCCCGATTTAAAAGCGGTGGCACCATCGTTATTACCCGACTGATTAATGAGCAGTATCCAAATTATGATTCCGTTATCCCGCGCGATAACGACAAATTCCTGACCATCAGCAAAGAGCAGATGCTTTCTACCGTAAAAAGGGTGGCTATCTTCTCAAGCACAACTACCCGACAAATCCGTTTACAGCTGGGCTCCGACAAACTCACCATTCGCGCCGAAGACCTTGATATGAGCAGCGAGGCGAAAGAAACCATCGAATGCGAGTATTCCAACGAGGAGATGGAAATCGGCTTTAATGCAAAATACCTGGGTGATGTTCTCAGCAACATCGATGATGAAGAGGTAACTTTTGAATTTTCTTCACCTAATCGCGCCGGTATTGTAAAGCCTTCGGAAGAGAATGAAAACGAAGATATTCTAATGCTGGTTATGCCGGTGATGCTCAACAGCTATGCCTGA
- the lptB gene encoding LPS export ABC transporter ATP-binding protein — protein MSTETQPELKLHSEGLVKRYRKRTVVDDVSINVRQGEVVGLLGPNGAGKTTTFYMMVGLVRPNAGKIFLNEKDLTGEPMYKRARMGIGYLAQEASVFRNLTVRENLESVLQFLSIPKKEIDLKVDKLIEEFGLHKVVDSKGYSLSGGERRRTEIARALVTDPKFILLDEPFAGVDPIAVEDIQQIVSGLRHQNIGILITDHNVHETLAITDRAYLMFEGKILMEGSADKLAEDEKAKQLYLGKQFKLDRYTSE, from the coding sequence ATGAGCACAGAAACCCAACCGGAATTAAAACTGCACAGCGAAGGCCTGGTAAAGCGCTATCGCAAGCGAACGGTTGTGGATGATGTGTCGATTAATGTACGGCAGGGTGAAGTTGTAGGGCTGCTGGGCCCAAATGGTGCCGGAAAAACCACCACCTTTTATATGATGGTTGGCTTGGTACGCCCCAACGCCGGAAAGATATTTTTGAATGAAAAAGACCTGACGGGCGAACCCATGTATAAAAGAGCCCGCATGGGAATTGGATATCTTGCCCAGGAAGCGAGTGTATTCAGAAACCTGACCGTTCGTGAAAACCTGGAGTCGGTGCTCCAGTTCCTATCTATCCCTAAAAAAGAAATTGACCTTAAAGTTGATAAGCTTATTGAAGAATTCGGGCTTCACAAAGTTGTTGACAGCAAAGGGTATAGCTTGTCGGGCGGAGAAAGGCGGCGGACGGAAATAGCCCGCGCTTTAGTTACAGATCCGAAGTTTATTTTACTGGATGAACCGTTTGCCGGAGTCGATCCGATTGCCGTAGAAGACATTCAGCAAATTGTGTCGGGTCTCCGTCATCAAAACATTGGTATTCTAATTACCGACCATAACGTACATGAGACGCTGGCCATTACCGACCGCGCCTACCTTATGTTTGAAGGAAAGATATTGATGGAAGGCTCAGCTGATAAGCTGGCCGAAGATGAAAAAGCCAAACAGCTGTACCTCGGAAAACAATTTAAATTAGATCGTTACACCTCAGAATAA
- the miaA gene encoding tRNA (adenosine(37)-N6)-dimethylallyltransferase MiaA: MRIILLGPTAAGKTELSLQLAEKLSTSIISADSRQCFKHINIGTAKPSSEELDRIQHYNISLLGLDEEDSAMDFQKRAEQWEKEILQKSEHVIYAGGSTLHLQSLIQPFNEMPESNEQNIEELESRIEREGLESLYGMLKEVDPEYAQKMDGMNRQRIIRALDVWMQTGKPFSSFHSNDEIHPDEDTLVFGLKWPRQKLYDRINLRVDNMIEQGLVDEVKLILESGHSKELQSLNTVGYKEIIKYLEGEWTLEKAVEKIKTSTRRYAKRQITWFKRWEFIHWLDAEELSVEEMKQRVLGELD; this comes from the coding sequence TTGCGAATCATACTTTTAGGTCCAACAGCGGCCGGTAAAACCGAACTTTCTCTACAACTTGCCGAGAAGCTCAGCACATCTATTATCTCGGCAGACTCCCGCCAATGCTTTAAGCATATAAATATTGGAACCGCAAAGCCTTCATCTGAAGAATTAGATAGGATTCAGCATTATAACATCTCCCTGCTGGGCTTGGATGAAGAGGACTCGGCTATGGACTTTCAAAAGCGGGCTGAGCAATGGGAAAAAGAAATTCTGCAGAAATCGGAGCATGTGATTTATGCCGGAGGTAGTACCCTCCACCTCCAAAGCCTGATCCAACCTTTCAACGAGATGCCGGAATCGAATGAGCAAAATATAGAGGAGCTGGAAAGCCGGATAGAGAGGGAAGGACTTGAATCACTTTATGGGATGCTAAAGGAAGTGGATCCTGAATACGCCCAAAAAATGGACGGAATGAACCGGCAACGCATTATCCGTGCGCTGGATGTGTGGATGCAAACCGGTAAGCCTTTCAGCAGTTTTCATAGCAACGATGAAATTCATCCCGATGAAGACACCTTGGTTTTTGGTTTGAAGTGGCCCCGGCAAAAACTCTACGATCGCATCAATCTACGAGTGGATAATATGATAGAGCAAGGCCTGGTGGACGAAGTGAAATTAATTTTGGAGTCGGGACATTCGAAGGAACTACAATCACTGAACACGGTGGGTTATAAAGAGATCATCAAGTATTTGGAGGGAGAGTGGACACTGGAAAAAGCAGTGGAGAAAATTAAAACAAGCACCCGACGATACGCAAAGCGACAGATTACCTGGTTTAAGCGGTGGGAGTTTATCCATTGGCTGGATGCGGAGGAGTTATCAGTTGAGGAGATGAAACAAAGGGTTTTGGGAGAGCTTGATTAG
- the purS gene encoding phosphoribosylformylglycinamidine synthase subunit PurS, which translates to MYKAKVNVTLRPSILDPKGKAAHHALQNLGLNEVQQVRIGKFIELDVDAKDESAAKEIVESACAQLLANEVMEDFEITIES; encoded by the coding sequence ATGTACAAAGCGAAAGTAAATGTAACGCTCCGTCCATCTATTTTGGACCCTAAAGGTAAAGCCGCTCATCATGCTCTGCAGAATCTTGGTTTAAATGAAGTTCAGCAAGTTCGTATTGGTAAATTTATTGAGCTTGATGTGGATGCAAAGGATGAATCTGCGGCTAAAGAAATTGTAGAGTCAGCCTGTGCGCAGCTGCTGGCCAATGAAGTAATGGAAGATTTCGAAATTACTATCGAATCCTGA
- the rho gene encoding transcription termination factor Rho: MARRKNRNKNKRNRNNNNKGGNVFIPKFYWKNNQGIAGQYAGVLEINSKGWGFIRKLDYEFSYQPKDPFLKPDEVKELDLRPGLVLEGEFEEDNKGHKHVASVDVVNGRPVEAWTKSSRFERQTPIMPVDWIKMGHNADDVEMRVLDLVAPIGKGQRSLIVAPPRTGKTVLLKKIAKTLNDNYSDDIHVSVLLVDERPEEVTDFIRSTQAEVFASSNDKDTQSHIRITEMALGYAKRKAEMGEDSVLLIDSLTRLGRAYNAVQSNSGRTLSGGLDIRALEIPKKIFGSARKIEGGGSLTIIATCLIETNSRMDDLIFEEFKGTGNMELVLDRELANDRIYPAINIAASGTRNEHKFITDSLEERNMVRRYLLKKSPKESMLGLLKVLKNTDSNQELLNQIAALA; encoded by the coding sequence ATGGCACGTAGAAAAAATCGTAATAAAAACAAACGAAACCGTAATAATAATAATAAAGGCGGAAACGTATTTATTCCCAAGTTTTACTGGAAAAACAATCAGGGAATTGCCGGGCAGTATGCCGGAGTCTTAGAAATCAACTCTAAAGGTTGGGGCTTCATCCGGAAGCTCGATTACGAATTTTCTTATCAGCCGAAAGATCCTTTTTTGAAGCCCGATGAAGTAAAGGAGCTTGATCTCCGTCCCGGTCTGGTGTTAGAAGGAGAGTTTGAAGAAGATAACAAAGGCCATAAGCACGTGGCCTCGGTAGATGTGGTAAATGGCCGACCGGTGGAAGCCTGGACGAAGTCCAGCCGTTTTGAGCGGCAAACCCCCATCATGCCCGTTGACTGGATTAAAATGGGGCACAATGCAGACGATGTTGAAATGCGTGTTCTGGATTTAGTTGCTCCCATCGGGAAAGGTCAGCGCTCACTTATTGTAGCCCCTCCTCGAACCGGTAAAACTGTTTTATTGAAGAAGATCGCCAAAACCCTCAATGATAATTACTCAGATGATATTCATGTAAGCGTTCTTCTGGTTGATGAGCGCCCGGAAGAGGTGACCGATTTTATTCGTTCAACACAGGCCGAGGTTTTTGCCTCCTCTAACGACAAAGACACACAAAGCCATATCCGAATCACCGAAATGGCCCTTGGTTACGCCAAGCGTAAAGCCGAGATGGGAGAAGACTCCGTACTTCTGATTGACTCCCTGACCCGACTTGGGCGTGCTTACAACGCCGTTCAATCCAATAGTGGAAGAACTCTCTCCGGTGGACTGGATATCCGTGCACTCGAAATACCTAAAAAGATATTTGGGTCTGCCCGAAAAATTGAAGGGGGAGGCTCTTTAACCATTATCGCCACCTGTCTGATTGAAACAAACTCCCGAATGGACGACCTGATTTTTGAAGAGTTTAAGGGAACCGGAAATATGGAGCTAGTTTTAGATCGTGAATTGGCGAACGACCGAATTTACCCGGCCATTAATATTGCTGCGTCCGGAACCAGAAATGAGCACAAGTTTATCACCGACTCTCTTGAAGAGCGTAACATGGTGAGAAGGTATTTGCTTAAGAAATCTCCAAAAGAGTCTATGCTTGGCTTGTTGAAAGTGCTTAAGAACACCGACAGCAACCAAGAGCTGCTTAACCAAATTGCTGCGCTGGCTTAA
- a CDS encoding rhodanese-like domain-containing protein codes for MKEVTVQELKEKRESNEDFFLLDVREDVEYLVSNLDGEHIPLGQLENRMKEIEDKKNEEVIVMCRSGGRSSKAVSYLANNGFENVANLKGGMKAWASEIDPSVPVA; via the coding sequence ATGAAAGAAGTAACCGTACAAGAACTGAAAGAGAAAAGAGAATCAAACGAGGACTTCTTCCTTCTAGATGTTCGTGAAGATGTGGAATACCTTGTTTCAAACCTGGATGGAGAGCACATTCCTTTGGGCCAGCTCGAAAACCGGATGAAAGAGATTGAAGACAAAAAGAACGAAGAAGTGATCGTGATGTGCCGCAGTGGCGGGAGAAGTTCCAAAGCCGTTTCTTACCTTGCAAATAACGGTTTCGAGAACGTGGCGAACCTTAAAGGCGGAATGAAAGCCTGGGCTTCTGAGATTGATCCTTCGGTTCCGGTGGCATAG
- a CDS encoding PorV/PorQ family protein: MNRSFPALLLFVMIPALTFAQATQAKYGNDFLTTGSGSRALGMGSAHAALTADVTSAYWNVAGLAEVETPQIMYMHSERFSGIVGYDYGAAALPLKSNNGVVSISFFRQGVDNIANTLNAWDRERDQPKQDVESYITRFSAADMALLFSFATQKSEKLSYGASAKIINQKLGPFAEAWGYSLDIGAKYRADFASFGVTVHDITTMQKMWDVNESAFGDYEAQFDSLGASLPTGQNEFVLPSVKLGVAKLFPIGADFLVSAAADVDLLFENRQAYYLNLGRMSIEPHVGSEVSYKDVIAFRAGVTDFITDPVSGFSVSPTLGLGLKLSSFVLDYGFSSFAGASSDLGFTHRISLRFDI, from the coding sequence ATGAACCGATCCTTCCCCGCGCTTTTACTTTTTGTGATGATTCCTGCCCTCACCTTTGCACAAGCTACACAAGCGAAGTATGGAAATGATTTCCTTACAACAGGAAGCGGATCCCGCGCCCTTGGAATGGGGAGCGCTCATGCAGCTCTAACCGCCGATGTGACCTCTGCATACTGGAATGTAGCAGGATTGGCAGAAGTCGAAACTCCGCAAATCATGTATATGCACTCCGAGCGATTTAGCGGTATTGTGGGGTATGACTATGGTGCAGCTGCTCTTCCGCTGAAGTCAAACAACGGGGTGGTTTCAATCAGTTTTTTCCGTCAGGGAGTGGATAACATTGCCAACACGCTGAATGCCTGGGACCGTGAACGGGATCAGCCCAAGCAGGATGTGGAATCTTATATTACCCGGTTCAGCGCGGCCGATATGGCACTTCTTTTTTCGTTTGCTACACAGAAAAGCGAGAAGTTGTCTTATGGTGCTTCAGCTAAAATCATCAATCAGAAACTAGGCCCCTTTGCTGAAGCGTGGGGATACAGCCTGGACATTGGCGCAAAGTACCGTGCCGATTTTGCCAGTTTTGGGGTCACGGTTCACGACATTACCACCATGCAGAAGATGTGGGATGTGAACGAGTCAGCCTTTGGTGATTATGAAGCTCAATTCGACAGTCTCGGAGCCTCTCTTCCAACCGGACAAAACGAGTTCGTGCTTCCGTCAGTGAAATTGGGTGTAGCAAAATTATTCCCAATCGGGGCTGATTTTTTGGTTTCGGCAGCAGCAGATGTGGACTTGCTTTTTGAAAACAGGCAGGCTTATTACCTCAACCTGGGCAGAATGAGTATTGAACCACATGTGGGCAGTGAAGTTTCATATAAAGATGTAATTGCCTTTCGTGCGGGCGTTACCGACTTCATCACGGATCCGGTTTCAGGTTTTTCCGTTTCTCCTACTCTCGGGCTTGGCCTTAAGCTTTCCTCCTTTGTGCTTGACTACGGCTTTAGCAGTTTTGCCGGCGCTTCCAGCGATTTAGGCTTCACCCATCGCATTTCTCTGCGGTTTGATATTTGA
- a CDS encoding ATP-binding protein yields MAQNQKKNAVKDLSAHNFEETSVLFLDGDWAFYWNQLIMPGEFSTARADKKVVEYPYLWTADGYPSFGAATFRLQVILPTQHPELALSIPDVYSSYHLYVNGILFAENGTPALKKEAYTPYWNHSLKSISQLPDSLPENKFELVLHIANFDHSKGGASQQILLGEAEVLETQKLKDQAYSWILTGGLLLAGLFFMGLFIYSSTDRSILYFSLFCLVYTYRVVGFGVYPLHDLIPEAPWIITLRLEYLTLFISVLFFGLYTYHLYPKEASRLLVNILSGICIVFTSVTLFFPPHIFSLSILPFFIILSLYITYAFYIYLLGMLRKRPGSAFALASTGVALAIFLYQIANYFGYVNRYQIFDYSGHLLFIFLQSQILTFRFTKSLKEARINAEAASKAKSEFLSTMSHEIRTPLNAVIGYSDLLDDGTLNREKKQFVNSIRLSGENLLGIINNILDYSKIESGKLQIILSEVDPKELIESVFGLLSPVASEKKINLVMDLQNDLPNLISTDKTRLQQVLINLINNAIKFTDKGTVTVSAGLNSDSSMSGNILFKVEDTGIGIAEKDLKKLFKRFSQVDSGITRKYGGTGLGLVISKEIAEAMGGQISVKSLRGKGTTFTFTIQADWQDKYGSTNNTISKNLTLHKSKPVDDFKHLKVLVVEDNILNQRVTLKILERLGIQADLAENGQQAVKRASSISYDLIFMDMHMPVLSGEAATRQIRSEVGSKSQRSIIIALTANATTKDRELCFEAGMNDFLTKPVTVEQTFQVLKKWTDVN; encoded by the coding sequence TTGGCTCAGAATCAAAAGAAAAATGCCGTTAAAGATCTTTCAGCCCACAACTTTGAAGAAACCTCTGTCCTTTTTTTGGACGGCGATTGGGCTTTTTACTGGAATCAGCTCATTATGCCCGGTGAGTTTTCTACAGCCCGTGCAGACAAAAAGGTTGTCGAATATCCATACCTGTGGACAGCGGATGGTTACCCCTCTTTCGGAGCAGCTACCTTCAGACTCCAGGTTATTCTTCCAACACAGCACCCGGAACTTGCTTTAAGCATTCCTGATGTTTACAGTTCTTACCATCTGTATGTTAACGGGATTCTTTTCGCTGAAAACGGAACCCCGGCCCTGAAGAAGGAGGCCTATACCCCATATTGGAATCACTCTCTTAAATCAATAAGTCAGCTGCCTGACTCACTTCCGGAAAATAAGTTTGAGCTGGTACTGCATATAGCAAATTTCGATCACAGCAAAGGGGGGGCATCTCAGCAGATACTATTGGGCGAAGCTGAGGTGCTGGAAACGCAAAAGCTGAAAGACCAAGCTTATTCATGGATCCTTACCGGGGGGCTGTTACTGGCCGGGCTCTTTTTTATGGGGTTGTTTATTTACAGCAGTACCGATCGGAGCATCCTCTATTTTAGTCTGTTTTGCCTGGTTTACACTTACAGAGTAGTAGGTTTTGGGGTGTACCCGCTTCACGACCTTATTCCCGAAGCACCGTGGATAATAACCCTCCGACTTGAATACCTTACACTGTTTATCTCGGTCCTCTTTTTTGGTTTATATACCTACCACCTATATCCAAAAGAAGCATCGCGGTTGCTCGTAAACATTCTAAGTGGCATATGCATTGTATTTACCTCAGTAACACTGTTTTTCCCGCCACATATATTTTCTTTAAGCATTCTGCCCTTCTTTATCATCCTGAGCTTATATATCACGTACGCTTTTTATATCTATTTATTGGGAATGCTCCGAAAAAGGCCCGGTTCCGCCTTCGCTTTGGCAAGTACCGGAGTCGCCCTGGCTATTTTTTTATATCAAATAGCCAACTACTTTGGATATGTAAACAGGTATCAAATTTTTGATTACTCAGGCCACCTGCTTTTCATCTTTCTTCAGTCACAAATTCTCACCTTCCGCTTTACCAAGTCTTTAAAAGAAGCACGTATTAATGCCGAGGCAGCTTCCAAAGCTAAGAGCGAGTTTCTCTCGACCATGTCTCATGAAATCAGGACTCCTCTGAATGCTGTAATAGGATATTCGGATTTACTTGATGACGGTACTTTGAATAGGGAAAAGAAACAGTTTGTGAACTCCATCAGGCTTAGCGGTGAGAACTTGCTGGGAATCATTAATAATATCCTGGATTACTCCAAAATTGAATCAGGGAAACTTCAGATTATACTTTCAGAGGTTGACCCAAAAGAACTCATTGAGTCCGTATTTGGACTTTTATCACCGGTAGCAAGTGAGAAAAAGATTAATTTGGTTATGGATCTTCAAAATGACCTTCCCAATCTTATTTCAACTGATAAAACAAGGCTCCAGCAGGTACTTATTAATCTCATTAATAATGCTATTAAATTTACTGATAAAGGCACTGTAACCGTTTCTGCCGGACTTAACAGTGACTCTTCAATGTCCGGAAACATTCTCTTTAAAGTTGAAGACACCGGTATTGGAATTGCTGAGAAGGATCTTAAGAAGTTGTTCAAGCGTTTTTCGCAAGTTGATTCAGGAATCACCCGAAAGTATGGTGGAACCGGACTCGGCCTTGTTATCAGCAAGGAAATAGCTGAAGCTATGGGGGGACAAATATCCGTTAAAAGCCTTCGGGGTAAGGGAACCACTTTCACTTTTACCATTCAGGCTGACTGGCAGGATAAATACGGATCCACAAATAACACCATATCCAAAAACCTAACCCTACATAAATCCAAACCTGTTGATGATTTTAAACACCTGAAGGTTTTAGTAGTTGAAGACAATATTCTTAATCAACGGGTCACTCTTAAAATTTTAGAAAGGCTGGGAATTCAGGCAGACCTTGCGGAAAACGGACAACAGGCTGTTAAACGAGCATCCTCCATATCCTACGATTTAATTTTTATGGATATGCACATGCCTGTACTAAGCGGGGAGGCCGCTACCCGACAAATCAGGAGTGAAGTGGGAAGCAAATCTCAACGTTCAATCATAATAGCTCTTACTGCCAACGCAACTACAAAAGACCGGGAACTTTGTTTTGAAGCCGGAATGAATGATTTTTTAACTAAGCCAGTAACCGTTGAGCAAACATTCCAGGTTCTAAAAAAATGGACTGATGTAAATTGA
- the purQ gene encoding phosphoribosylformylglycinamidine synthase subunit PurQ — translation MATFGVVVFPGSNCDHDAYHAMKHVMGCEVKFLWHKDTDLSGIDFLIIPGGFSYGDYLRSGAIARFSPIMQEVVKFAEKGGPVMGICNGFQILLEAGLIPGAMMHNQKLKFVCKNVFIRCETKDSLFTNSLEKGGVFDIPVSHGEGNYFIDQAGLKSLQDNDQVLFRYCDANGELTEGANFNGSIDHIAGICNEGRNVLGMMPHPERAMEKLLGSEDGKPIFESILNSLSVA, via the coding sequence ATGGCCACATTTGGCGTAGTAGTATTCCCCGGCTCTAATTGCGATCATGATGCCTATCATGCGATGAAGCACGTGATGGGTTGTGAGGTGAAATTCTTATGGCATAAGGATACCGATCTGTCAGGGATCGATTTTTTAATTATTCCCGGCGGATTTTCTTATGGCGATTACCTCCGCTCGGGAGCTATTGCCCGCTTCTCTCCCATTATGCAGGAAGTGGTGAAATTTGCTGAAAAAGGCGGGCCGGTAATGGGCATCTGTAACGGCTTTCAGATTTTGCTTGAAGCCGGTCTGATTCCGGGAGCCATGATGCACAACCAAAAGCTGAAGTTTGTGTGCAAAAATGTATTTATTCGCTGCGAAACTAAGGATTCCCTGTTTACAAATTCGCTGGAAAAAGGAGGCGTTTTTGATATTCCCGTTTCTCATGGAGAAGGTAATTATTTTATTGATCAGGCCGGACTGAAATCGCTGCAGGATAACGATCAGGTTTTATTCAGGTATTGCGATGCGAACGGAGAGCTCACCGAAGGCGCCAACTTTAATGGCTCAATCGATCATATAGCCGGAATTTGTAATGAAGGGCGGAATGTGCTGGGGATGATGCCTCACCCTGAACGAGCCATGGAAAAGCTCCTGGGTTCTGAAGATGGAAAACCTATTTTTGAGTCTATTCTTAATTCTCTTTCCGTAGCTTAA
- a CDS encoding ATP-dependent Clp protease adaptor ClpS — translation MFLLAQHIDELVLSGTEVEETTETKEKEEVKDAVDTPWRLILYDDDIHTFDEVISQLMKATGCSLSEAEDKTWKVHNEGKALVHEGEFEECLRIDGVLKEIQLVTEIKG, via the coding sequence ATGTTTCTGCTTGCTCAACATATCGATGAACTCGTGTTGTCTGGGACCGAAGTAGAAGAAACCACAGAAACCAAAGAGAAAGAAGAAGTCAAAGATGCGGTGGATACGCCCTGGCGACTGATTCTATATGATGATGATATTCACACCTTTGATGAGGTCATTTCCCAGCTGATGAAAGCTACCGGATGCAGTTTATCAGAAGCTGAAGATAAGACATGGAAAGTCCACAACGAAGGTAAAGCGCTGGTGCATGAAGGCGAATTTGAAGAGTGCCTTCGCATTGATGGCGTGTTAAAAGAAATTCAACTTGTTACCGAAATAAAAGGATAA